One genomic window of Struthio camelus isolate bStrCam1 chromosome 1, bStrCam1.hap1, whole genome shotgun sequence includes the following:
- the TXLNG gene encoding gamma-taxilin isoform X1: MATRGAEAARGGGSSGSSISAAAGQSRRQSGEEEEVVVAAAAPAPAPAPCSSPELIIGAMEEAGSQEMGMNTQSQLVHSKWNELSGTALQHTQSNCDGMEEAEYIAKNRRLLGSACCSQESREETPGREEARTDPPDGQQDPESEKHKEKTLGKEVLLLMQALNTLSTPEEKLAALCKKYADLLEESRNVQKQMKILQKKQAQVVKEKVHLQSEHSKAILARSKLESLCRELQRHNKTLKEENMQQAREEEERRKEATAHFQITLNEIQAQLEQHDIHNAKLRQENIELGEKLKKLIEQYALREEHIDKVFKHKELQQQLVDAKLQQTTQLIKEAEEKHQREREFLLKEATESRHKCEQMKQQEAQLKQQLSLYMDKFEEFQTTMAKSNELFTTFRQEMEKMTKKIKKLEKETIVWRTKWENNNKALLQMAEEKTVRDKEYKGFQIKLERLEKLCRALQTERNELNEKVEVLKEQVSLREADVDLAVQVLQSCTLSSHEELGTPTDMEPGIQPDVESCAANSSEKTASTSPVPGTESVD; encoded by the exons CTGATTATTGGTGCAATGGAAGAAGCTGGATCTCAGGAGATGGGAATGAATACCCAGAGTCAGCTGGTGCACAGCAAGTGGAATGAATTATCTGGTACAGCATTGCAGCATACACAGTCCAACTGTGATGGTATGGAAGAAGCTGAGTATATTGCAAAGAATAGAAGGCTCCTGGGATCCGCATGCTGCTCTCAGGAATCCCGTGAGGAGACTCCTGGGAGGGAGGAAGCCCGTACTGATCCACCTGATGGCCAACAAGATCCAGAGAGtgaaaaacacaaagagaaaacttTAG GAAAAGAAGTGCTATTATTAATGCAAGCCTTGAACACACTTTCTACTCCAGAAGAAAAGTTGGCAGCTTTGTGCAAAAAGTATGCTGATCTG TTGGAGGAGAGCCGAAACGTTCAAAAGCAAATGAAGATACTACAGAAGAAACAAGCACAAGTTGTGAAGGAGAAAGTCCACTTACAGAGTGAGCATAGCAAGGCCATTCTGGCACGTAGCAAACTGGAATCTCTCTGCCGGGAGCTTCAGCGTCACAACAAGACGTTAAAG gaagaaaacatgcagCAAGCACGCGAAGAAGAAGAAAGACGTAAAGAAGCAACTGCACACTTCCAGATTACACTGAATGAAATTCAAGCTCAACTGGAACAGCATGATATACATAATGCCAAGCTCCGTCAGGAAAATATTGAACTgggagaaaaactgaagaaactcATTGAGCAATACGCTTTGCGGGAAGAG catATTGATAAAGTGTTCAAACATAAAGAATTGCAGCAGCAACTTGTGGATGCCAAACTTCAACAAACTACCCAGCTTAtaaaagaagcagaggaaaaacatcAGCGAGAAAGGGAGTTT TTGCTAAAAGAAGCTACTGAGTCCAGGCACAAATGTGAACAGATGAAGCAACAGGAAGCCCAGCTGAAACAGCAG CTTTCTCTTTACATGGATAAATTTGAAGAATTCCAGACCACCATGGCAAAGAGTAACGAACTCTTTACAACCTTCAGGCAAGAAATGGAAAAG ATGACTAAGAAGATTaagaaactggaaaaggaaaCAATAGTATGGCGTACAAAatgggaaaacaacaacaaggcTCTTCTGCAAATGGCCGAAGAG AAAACAGTAAGAGATAAGGAATACAAAGGCTTTCAAATAAAACTGGAGCGTTTGGAGAAGCTGTGCAGGGCTCTTCAGACAGAAAGGAACGAGTTGAATGAGAAGGTGGAAGTCCTTAAGGAACAGGTTTCTCTCAGAGAGGCAGATGTGGATCTAGCTGTGCAGGTGTTGCAGTCCTGCACACTCAGCTCCCATGAGGAGCTGGGAACTCCCACTGACATGGAACCGGGAATCCAGCCTGATGTTGAATCATGTGCAGCAAATAGTTCTGAAAAGACTGCCTCAACAAGTCCTGTTCCTGGCACTGAATCTGTTGACTAA
- the TXLNG gene encoding gamma-taxilin isoform X2, producing MEEAGSQEMGMNTQSQLVHSKWNELSGTALQHTQSNCDGMEEAEYIAKNRRLLGSACCSQESREETPGREEARTDPPDGQQDPESEKHKEKTLGKEVLLLMQALNTLSTPEEKLAALCKKYADLLEESRNVQKQMKILQKKQAQVVKEKVHLQSEHSKAILARSKLESLCRELQRHNKTLKEENMQQAREEEERRKEATAHFQITLNEIQAQLEQHDIHNAKLRQENIELGEKLKKLIEQYALREEHIDKVFKHKELQQQLVDAKLQQTTQLIKEAEEKHQREREFLLKEATESRHKCEQMKQQEAQLKQQLSLYMDKFEEFQTTMAKSNELFTTFRQEMEKMTKKIKKLEKETIVWRTKWENNNKALLQMAEEKTVRDKEYKGFQIKLERLEKLCRALQTERNELNEKVEVLKEQVSLREADVDLAVQVLQSCTLSSHEELGTPTDMEPGIQPDVESCAANSSEKTASTSPVPGTESVD from the exons ATGGAAGAAGCTGGATCTCAGGAGATGGGAATGAATACCCAGAGTCAGCTGGTGCACAGCAAGTGGAATGAATTATCTGGTACAGCATTGCAGCATACACAGTCCAACTGTGATGGTATGGAAGAAGCTGAGTATATTGCAAAGAATAGAAGGCTCCTGGGATCCGCATGCTGCTCTCAGGAATCCCGTGAGGAGACTCCTGGGAGGGAGGAAGCCCGTACTGATCCACCTGATGGCCAACAAGATCCAGAGAGtgaaaaacacaaagagaaaacttTAG GAAAAGAAGTGCTATTATTAATGCAAGCCTTGAACACACTTTCTACTCCAGAAGAAAAGTTGGCAGCTTTGTGCAAAAAGTATGCTGATCTG TTGGAGGAGAGCCGAAACGTTCAAAAGCAAATGAAGATACTACAGAAGAAACAAGCACAAGTTGTGAAGGAGAAAGTCCACTTACAGAGTGAGCATAGCAAGGCCATTCTGGCACGTAGCAAACTGGAATCTCTCTGCCGGGAGCTTCAGCGTCACAACAAGACGTTAAAG gaagaaaacatgcagCAAGCACGCGAAGAAGAAGAAAGACGTAAAGAAGCAACTGCACACTTCCAGATTACACTGAATGAAATTCAAGCTCAACTGGAACAGCATGATATACATAATGCCAAGCTCCGTCAGGAAAATATTGAACTgggagaaaaactgaagaaactcATTGAGCAATACGCTTTGCGGGAAGAG catATTGATAAAGTGTTCAAACATAAAGAATTGCAGCAGCAACTTGTGGATGCCAAACTTCAACAAACTACCCAGCTTAtaaaagaagcagaggaaaaacatcAGCGAGAAAGGGAGTTT TTGCTAAAAGAAGCTACTGAGTCCAGGCACAAATGTGAACAGATGAAGCAACAGGAAGCCCAGCTGAAACAGCAG CTTTCTCTTTACATGGATAAATTTGAAGAATTCCAGACCACCATGGCAAAGAGTAACGAACTCTTTACAACCTTCAGGCAAGAAATGGAAAAG ATGACTAAGAAGATTaagaaactggaaaaggaaaCAATAGTATGGCGTACAAAatgggaaaacaacaacaaggcTCTTCTGCAAATGGCCGAAGAG AAAACAGTAAGAGATAAGGAATACAAAGGCTTTCAAATAAAACTGGAGCGTTTGGAGAAGCTGTGCAGGGCTCTTCAGACAGAAAGGAACGAGTTGAATGAGAAGGTGGAAGTCCTTAAGGAACAGGTTTCTCTCAGAGAGGCAGATGTGGATCTAGCTGTGCAGGTGTTGCAGTCCTGCACACTCAGCTCCCATGAGGAGCTGGGAACTCCCACTGACATGGAACCGGGAATCCAGCCTGATGTTGAATCATGTGCAGCAAATAGTTCTGAAAAGACTGCCTCAACAAGTCCTGTTCCTGGCACTGAATCTGTTGACTAA